In the Tenrec ecaudatus isolate mTenEca1 chromosome 16, mTenEca1.hap1, whole genome shotgun sequence genome, one interval contains:
- the LOC142428747 gene encoding protein FRA10AC1 isoform X1, which translates to MQGHGGYDSDFSDEERGGESSKRKKRTVEDDVLLAKPFQKEKHGKVAHKQVAAEALDREEARNRRFHLIAMDAYQRHRKFVNDYILYYGGKKEDFRRVGENDQTDLDVIRENHRFLWNEEDELDMTWEKRLAKKYYDKLFKEYCIADLSRYKENKFGFRWRVEKEVISGKGQFFCGNKRCDVKEGLKSWEVNFGYTEQGEKRNALVKLRLCQDCSFKLNFHHRKKEVKLKTRNSKTKKGGEESSHKKSRLSCEEETCPRKCKGHSSSKKSDESINRNSDEEGSASDSELWKGPLPETDEKSQEEEFDEYFQDLFL; encoded by the exons GACAGTTGAAGATGACGTACTGCTCGCAAAGCCGTTTCAGAAAGAAAAGCACGGAAAGGTGGCACATAAGCAGGTCGCAGCAGAAGCGCTGGACAG GGAAGAagccaggaacaggaggtttcatcTCATAGCTATGGATGCT TATCAAAGACACAGAAAGTTTGTTAATGATTATATTTTATACTATGGTGGCAAAAAGGAAGATTTCAGGCGTGTAGG GGAAAATGACCAGACGGACTTGGATGTTATTCGAGAAAACCATAGATTCCTATGGAACGAGGAGGATGAACTGGACATGACGTG GGAGAAGAGACTTGCAAAAAAATACTATGATAAATTATTCAAGGAATATTGCATAGCGGATCTCAGTAGATACAAAGAAAATAAG TTTGGATTTAGGTGGCGTGTAGAGAAAGAAGTAATTTCAGGGAAAG GTCAGTTTTTCTGTGGAAATAAACGCTGTGATGTGAAGGAAGGCTTAAAGAGCTGGGAAGTTAATTTTGGTTACACGGAGCAGGGCGAGAAGAGGAATGCCCTTGTGAAATTAA ggttaTGCCAAGACTGTTCCTTTAAATTAAATTTTCACCACAG gaaaaaggaAGTTAAATTAAAGACCAGAAATAGTAAAACCAAAAAAGGTGGTGAAGAGTCATCCCATAAAAAATCTAGATTATCTTGTGAAGAAGAAACTTGCCCCCGAAAGTGTAAAG GACATTCATCCTCCAAGAAGTCAGACGAGTCTATAAATA gaaactCTGATGAAGAAGGAAGTGCTTCAGATTCTGAACTTTGGAAGGGCCCACTCCCAGAGACTGATGAAAAATCACA GGAAGAAGAATTTGATGAATATTTTCAAGATTTGTTTTTGTGA
- the LOC142428747 gene encoding protein FRA10AC1 isoform X2: protein MQGHGGYDSDFSDEERGGESSKRKKRTVEDDVLLAKPFQKEKHGKVAHKQVAAEALDREEARNRRFHLIAMDAYQRHRKFVNDYILYYGGKKEDFRRVGENDQTDLDVIRENHRFLWNEEDELDMTWEKRLAKKYYDKLFKEYCIADLSRYKENKFGFRWRVEKEVISGKGQFFCGNKRCDVKEGLKSWEVNFGYTEQGEKRNALVKLRLCQDCSFKLNFHHRKKEVKLKTRNSKTKKGGEESSHKKSRLSCEEETCPRKCKGNSDEEGSASDSELWKGPLPETDEKSQEEEFDEYFQDLFL, encoded by the exons GACAGTTGAAGATGACGTACTGCTCGCAAAGCCGTTTCAGAAAGAAAAGCACGGAAAGGTGGCACATAAGCAGGTCGCAGCAGAAGCGCTGGACAG GGAAGAagccaggaacaggaggtttcatcTCATAGCTATGGATGCT TATCAAAGACACAGAAAGTTTGTTAATGATTATATTTTATACTATGGTGGCAAAAAGGAAGATTTCAGGCGTGTAGG GGAAAATGACCAGACGGACTTGGATGTTATTCGAGAAAACCATAGATTCCTATGGAACGAGGAGGATGAACTGGACATGACGTG GGAGAAGAGACTTGCAAAAAAATACTATGATAAATTATTCAAGGAATATTGCATAGCGGATCTCAGTAGATACAAAGAAAATAAG TTTGGATTTAGGTGGCGTGTAGAGAAAGAAGTAATTTCAGGGAAAG GTCAGTTTTTCTGTGGAAATAAACGCTGTGATGTGAAGGAAGGCTTAAAGAGCTGGGAAGTTAATTTTGGTTACACGGAGCAGGGCGAGAAGAGGAATGCCCTTGTGAAATTAA ggttaTGCCAAGACTGTTCCTTTAAATTAAATTTTCACCACAG gaaaaaggaAGTTAAATTAAAGACCAGAAATAGTAAAACCAAAAAAGGTGGTGAAGAGTCATCCCATAAAAAATCTAGATTATCTTGTGAAGAAGAAACTTGCCCCCGAAAGTGTAAAG gaaactCTGATGAAGAAGGAAGTGCTTCAGATTCTGAACTTTGGAAGGGCCCACTCCCAGAGACTGATGAAAAATCACA GGAAGAAGAATTTGATGAATATTTTCAAGATTTGTTTTTGTGA